GttcaaattatattaattacatttttttctctattttttttttatctctttcgAAAACAAGTCTTTAATTtccaaatattttcttttacatcatttaagtttttttaactTTTCCTCATAGTAgacaaacttattttataatcCGCATTGTGACCCCGGGCTTTTTACTTTTCTATGTTgtagacaaaatgttaagttctttgttaaattaagtactcatttcaaacatatttttgaaaaacGTACCCCATAATTGGGATAACgactttttttatgaaaaaccaCTCTACAAtgggtaataattaataaagtaaacttaacaaaaaaaacttaatattttatctaCCATGTGGAAAGGTGAAAAGCTTAAGATCATGACGCGGATTAAAAAAAGTTTGTCCATCACATGGAAAAGCTAAAAACCTCAGGGTATCATATAGAATTTAACTTTAaccaatatatataaagataaataagatcaacaaattaaaaaagataagtCTTGATTGATATATTGATTGTCTTGAGAATATATAGATACTATATATATTGCAATTATTTAAGTATAATTTGATTACATGTAATCTTCATTATTAGTATCTCTGTACTTCACtttaaatatttcttttattacatgtaattttaatgttatgattaatataaacaataattttaaaagcttttcTAAACTCCATAAACTCTTAACGTTTGATAACAAGAAACTATatccaaaaacaaattaattattatcttttttaccaacttgataaagaaagaacaataTTACAAATGGAAGCATTGGAGTTAAAAACATACatgtatacgtatatgtatataaataaaaatttaaacaaaatgcATAATTAGAATATTATGAAATTAACAAATTATACTTGTGTATTTGAACACTTGGGGAAGACGAAAATGATCAAATTTGGTCTATGCACAAGTTGCAACACCAACACCACCCTTAAGCTCTCTGGGCATTACAAACACTTTAAGTCCATTCTTCATAAATAAAGTGAGAGACATCTTTTGTTCCACACGATGACCAGGAACTGGTAATAGCCGGTAACGAAGCAGTATTGCGGAAGCCACTGATTTCATTTGTAGGTAAGCCAAGTCTTTCCCTAAACATGTCCTTGGCCCTGCATTAAAAGCCACAAATTTATACCCATCTTGTGGCGGTTCAAACCGGTACCTTAAACCCGATTTAGTAACCGGTTCACTTAACCATCTTTCCGGTCTAAATTCCATACAATCTTCTCCCCAAACCGTTTTCATCCTTCCCACGGAGTAAATTGAGTACGTGATTGTGGACCCCGCGGGCACCATTGTCCCATCTGGTAATACGTCGTCGTTTACTACGTATTTAAAGTCTTCCGGAACTGAGGGGTATAATCGTAAAGTCTCGGTTAGTGCTGCCTTGAGGTAAACTAATTTATCAGCTTCATCAAACTGAAGTGGATCTCGAACCCACGTCGTTGGATCATTGCCACGTGTTTGCTTTAAGACCGTCGATAATTCATCAATGATCTTGTCTTCAACTTCCGGATGATTCATCACTAGCcaaaagaaccaactcaatGCAACTGATGATGTGTCACGTCCAGCTAGGACAAAGTTTAAAGCGATGCGTTTAAGGACATCATCGGTGAAAGCATTGCCGTTTTGATCTCTTTTGTTAATGAACCTTGATAATAAATCATCAGAAGGATTTTCTCTTCTTGCATTTAAGGCACTTGACATATAATTTTCTACAACTTGaaggcatttttgtaattttcccTCGGTTCCAAATTGAAATACCTTTTTTAACCTCCATAAAAATTCAGGGTAAAGTAGCCTTTGAAGGGTAGATTCGGTAGCCGAATCAAAAGCAGATGCAAATGGGTTATCGGGTAAACCCAATGACAAAGTCATTGGATCTTTCCCAAAAGTTAACCCACAAATATTATCAAAAGTTAATCTAAGAAGCAAATCTTGTAAATCAACtgattttttctcatttttagaTGTTTCTAGAATCTTCCAAAGCCGGGTTCTTATAGTTTGGTTCACCCACCGGTTCATGGCTTGACGTAGAGTTCTTGTAGTAAACTCAAGAGCAGCAGTTTTACGTTGTAAAAGCCAAGTATCACCGTCACTATTAAAAATACCTTGGCCTAGTAAATCATGAAAAGCGGCTTGCCATTGTGGGCCCTTAGGATAATTTTCGAACCGGGTTCTAAGAATATGCTCAATATTTTTTGGGTGGCAGGTAACGGTAAAAAACCCTTGTTTGTACGCCAAGAAAGGTATGGCTAGGGTGCATGTTTGGTACGTGGAAGTTCCACTAGTTTGTCGGAGGTTCCCCGCGATCCAATCATGGAGTCGATGTCGATTCATAAATAAATATGGGAGACTTCCAACTACAGGCCATAGGTTTGGACCTGTATTTAGACGTCTACACAAATTTGAGAACCATAAGATATAGGCCAATATAATAGCTATCAAGCCTAAAAAAACTTGTGTTGTATCCATTTTGATGTGGAGTTTATGATAGTATTGAGTTTTTCGGGTAAAATTGTTTAGAGGAGAAAAGTTAAGAATTGAAGTGCATTGTATGATGAAAAGGATAGAAATTAGTGAAGTTATTATATAGGATGAAATAAGTTTTGACAATGTGTTATTTAGGAAGAGTTGTTGAGAATTTTTGGTGTAA
The Amaranthus tricolor cultivar Red isolate AtriRed21 chromosome 11, ASM2621246v1, whole genome shotgun sequence DNA segment above includes these coding regions:
- the LOC130826859 gene encoding cytochrome P450 86A1-like, whose amino-acid sequence is MDTTQVFLGLIAIILAYILWFSNLCRRLNTGPNLWPVVGSLPYLFMNRHRLHDWIAGNLRQTSGTSTYQTCTLAIPFLAYKQGFFTVTCHPKNIEHILRTRFENYPKGPQWQAAFHDLLGQGIFNSDGDTWLLQRKTAALEFTTRTLRQAMNRWVNQTIRTRLWKILETSKNEKKSVDLQDLLLRLTFDNICGLTFGKDPMTLSLGLPDNPFASAFDSATESTLQRLLYPEFLWRLKKVFQFGTEGKLQKCLQVVENYMSSALNARRENPSDDLLSRFINKRDQNGNAFTDDVLKRIALNFVLAGRDTSSVALSWFFWLVMNHPEVEDKIIDELSTVLKQTRGNDPTTWVRDPLQFDEADKLVYLKAALTETLRLYPSVPEDFKYVVNDDVLPDGTMVPAGSTITYSIYSVGRMKTVWGEDCMEFRPERWLSEPVTKSGLRYRFEPPQDGYKFVAFNAGPRTCLGKDLAYLQMKSVASAILLRYRLLPVPGHRVEQKMSLTLFMKNGLKVFVMPRELKGGVGVATCA